The Fibrobacter sp. UWR4 genome has a window encoding:
- a CDS encoding outer membrane protein assembly factor BamD — MTLRKKIPLFLGILTSAFLISSCASGTHEKMTHTQWCGTRYEKAEELFKAGKYGRTIEKLEDILTTCAGTGYMEQAQFLIAESHFNMEDWIEARGEYGSFIVNFPGSPFIETAEFRKAISSFNMEFRVSRDEANTTIAMKDFERYLSNHPDTPLRDSVNYYYGLLVDRMAEKEFQTARLYLRMEKPQAAVIYFKEFLETYPYAKRRPEALIMISQSYNDLDQFETAKLYLNIAKKEIPADSADFQKQIAKTEKKIAKSEEAFEKRLKKDSEKKRIQKEEKELQN, encoded by the coding sequence ATGACCCTGCGTAAAAAGATTCCCCTGTTCTTAGGCATTTTGACTTCCGCCTTTTTGATTAGTTCCTGCGCATCGGGAACTCATGAGAAGATGACCCATACCCAATGGTGTGGCACTCGCTACGAAAAGGCAGAAGAACTGTTTAAGGCAGGCAAGTACGGTCGCACCATCGAAAAGCTGGAAGACATTCTTACCACTTGCGCAGGCACCGGCTATATGGAACAGGCACAGTTCCTTATTGCAGAAAGCCATTTCAACATGGAAGACTGGATTGAAGCTCGTGGCGAATATGGCAGCTTCATTGTCAACTTCCCCGGTTCCCCCTTCATTGAAACCGCAGAATTCCGTAAGGCAATCTCTTCCTTCAACATGGAATTCCGCGTATCCCGCGACGAAGCCAACACCACCATCGCCATGAAGGACTTCGAACGTTACCTTTCCAATCATCCGGACACTCCGCTCCGCGATTCCGTCAATTACTATTACGGACTCCTGGTGGACCGCATGGCCGAAAAGGAATTCCAGACCGCCCGCCTTTACCTCCGTATGGAAAAGCCCCAGGCAGCAGTTATCTATTTCAAGGAATTCCTGGAAACCTATCCCTATGCCAAGCGCCGTCCGGAAGCCCTGATCATGATTTCCCAGAGCTACAATGACCTGGATCAGTTCGAAACAGCAAAGCTCTACTTGAACATTGCCAAGAAGGAAATTCCTGCAGACAGTGCCGATTTCCAGAAGCAGATTGCAAAGACTGAGAAGAAAATTGCAAAGTCCGAGGAAGCCTTCGAAAAACGCCTGAAGAAGGACTCCGAAAAGAAGCGTATCCAGAAGGAAGAAAAGGAACTGCAGAACTAG
- a CDS encoding tol-pal system YbgF family protein — MANESNTKNSEMKEFFAAHGSKIIAALLVVMAVVVGMNKYFEFQKSEAAEQANLLGKGMSYVYAAQNDSALTEFQSQMNSGKLKGLALAKAALLSGNTMFEKGEYDAAADMFQKSMDNAGSSALIRSAAMHGLASVKIEKADYAATASLLEKFVGEFGKRTGDLKDRYQKDEPADEVPTVADAMWKLTLVYQQLGQADKAKATAEKILKIYGDNQNVADKAQKFLAE; from the coding sequence ATGGCAAACGAATCTAATACCAAGAATTCTGAAATGAAGGAATTTTTTGCGGCCCACGGTTCCAAGATTATTGCAGCACTGCTGGTGGTCATGGCTGTTGTGGTTGGTATGAACAAGTATTTTGAATTCCAGAAGTCTGAAGCTGCTGAACAGGCTAACCTGCTCGGTAAGGGTATGTCCTATGTGTATGCTGCACAGAACGATAGTGCTCTGACTGAATTCCAGTCTCAGATGAATTCTGGCAAGCTGAAGGGTTTGGCTCTCGCTAAGGCCGCACTCCTTTCCGGTAATACCATGTTTGAAAAGGGCGAATACGACGCTGCTGCAGACATGTTCCAGAAGTCCATGGATAACGCCGGTTCTTCTGCTCTGATTCGTTCTGCTGCAATGCACGGTCTCGCTTCCGTGAAGATTGAAAAGGCTGACTACGCTGCAACCGCTTCTCTCCTGGAAAAGTTCGTTGGTGAATTCGGCAAGCGTACTGGCGACTTGAAGGACCGCTATCAGAAGGATGAACCTGCAGATGAGGTTCCCACTGTTGCTGACGCCATGTGGAAGTTGACTCTCGTTTATCAGCAGCTGGGCCAGGCAGACAAGGCTAAGGCTACTGCAGAAAAGATCCTGAAGATCTACGGCGACAACCAGAACGTTGCTGACAAGGCTCAGAAGTTCCTGGCTGAATAA
- a CDS encoding LptF/LptG family permease, translated as MILVRYVLKELVGPFLAALFGITFLFVVDFLVKILDNVLSKGLPASTVLEIFVLNLAWMLSLSIPMAVLVASLMAFGRLSGDQEITACKAAGISPLSLMRPVLIVAMLVSVLMVCFNNWVLPEANHRSVELMNAVSRKKPHAFIDAGRLITQFPDVQLWVNRIDPVSGSLYGVQIYEMEKKGAPRIIYADSASMEYADNGATLMLRLKSGETHMTDADNPENYFRIRFFSQELAMKNVDDRLERRSRSYRSDREMPIEMMMDVVTDAEKKYGEALDQAVPRRLATLVTLQKQLEGDSIAPKLKGDSDVSPMDSIQRRRSLQRLRIQEIAALRTTERLYGRMDSEKKRAAQYRVEIHKKYSTGFACFVFILIGAPLGIMARKGGIGTGILYSLAFFVIYWICLIGGENMADRLIVSPVLAMWMSNIIIGVFGIFITIAMVRDRFSGDSKFFRGLRAVKGFFGKIFKKLTRRFG; from the coding sequence ATGATTTTAGTTCGCTACGTATTGAAAGAGCTTGTCGGTCCATTTTTGGCCGCACTTTTTGGCATTACGTTCCTATTCGTAGTGGACTTTTTGGTGAAGATTCTGGACAATGTTCTTTCCAAGGGCTTGCCAGCTTCCACTGTTCTTGAAATTTTTGTGCTGAATCTGGCTTGGATGCTGTCCCTCTCCATCCCCATGGCTGTGTTGGTGGCGAGCCTCATGGCTTTTGGAAGACTGTCTGGGGACCAGGAAATTACCGCCTGCAAGGCTGCGGGTATTTCCCCCTTGTCCTTGATGCGTCCTGTGCTGATTGTCGCCATGTTGGTATCTGTTTTGATGGTGTGCTTTAATAACTGGGTGTTGCCGGAAGCCAACCATCGTTCCGTGGAATTGATGAACGCCGTTTCACGAAAGAAACCTCATGCCTTTATTGACGCAGGTCGTCTAATTACGCAATTCCCCGATGTCCAGCTTTGGGTAAACCGTATTGATCCTGTTTCCGGTTCCCTCTATGGAGTCCAGATTTACGAAATGGAAAAGAAGGGGGCTCCCCGCATTATCTATGCGGATAGTGCTTCCATGGAATATGCGGATAATGGCGCAACCCTTATGCTGCGCCTCAAGAGTGGCGAAACCCACATGACGGATGCTGACAATCCGGAAAACTATTTCCGTATTCGTTTCTTCTCCCAGGAACTGGCCATGAAGAATGTGGATGACCGCCTGGAACGCCGTAGCCGCAGTTATCGCAGTGACCGCGAAATGCCCATCGAGATGATGATGGACGTGGTTACTGATGCGGAGAAAAAATACGGGGAGGCTTTAGACCAGGCGGTTCCCCGTCGATTGGCAACTCTCGTGACCTTGCAGAAACAACTGGAGGGGGATTCGATTGCCCCGAAACTGAAGGGCGACAGTGATGTTTCCCCTATGGATTCAATCCAGCGTAGGAGGTCTCTCCAGAGGCTTCGTATTCAGGAAATCGCAGCGCTTCGCACTACGGAACGCCTGTACGGGCGCATGGATTCCGAAAAGAAACGCGCGGCTCAGTACCGGGTGGAAATTCACAAGAAGTACAGTACCGGCTTTGCCTGCTTTGTGTTTATCCTGATTGGGGCTCCTCTTGGCATTATGGCTCGAAAGGGCGGTATCGGCACGGGTATCCTGTATAGCCTAGCTTTCTTCGTGATTTACTGGATTTGCCTGATTGGTGGCGAAAATATGGCGGACCGTCTGATCGTCTCTCCGGTTCTTGCCATGTGGATGAGTAACATTATCATTGGCGTATTTGGCATATTCATTACCATCGCCATGGTTCGTGATCGCTTCTCTGGAGATTCCAAGTTCTTCCGCGGTTTGCGTGCGGTAAAGGGCTTCTTTGGAAAAATCTTCAAGAAACTTACCAGGAGGTTTGGATGA
- a CDS encoding PHP domain-containing protein, protein MSFLPGEKLHYAETHFKFKLPWSLLYRPWPEILVDAPFQFVPGTNPVLWIVVRDAHRFPTRIEEIRLRIEKESDPEEPRETKVSLDIQADQQFCFFPVELGNLAPGVYKVHSQITARRNGKTRTFSRWNYPGLKPRPLRIHILSEALPKPEGFVAGEMHCHTHYSADHVEHGATPAVFQQAATAIGLDFVSLTDHAYDFAFLTEDYTKEAPSPLPRFEALRKEVADCNLTEKANGQNTAAPLMIAGEEVSVGNSKGENVHMTVLGPSGYLPGLGDCGRNWLDNKPSFKIPQILKMTEAPCFAAHPHQQMGYLEKFVFRRGYWKSEDLQTQSPHPIRGIQFWNGLRDEGFMLGREWWIQELGKENFVLPIGGNDAHGDLNDTTAVNLPLFTLKNNRHHVFGKVRTVVQLPTAQQDSGQQEKPTPRNTNVVANGLTCELVQKAFSGDNCYVTDGPALWWERTLDSNGRNSGLLFHARSNQDLGGCFRYIKIFGRRRLPGGKLSPREELHLASQVATLPSVDIPVDFENYVYLRAECETATGKFALTSAAVQQ, encoded by the coding sequence ATGAGTTTCCTTCCGGGCGAAAAACTGCACTACGCAGAAACCCATTTCAAGTTTAAACTTCCCTGGTCCCTGCTGTACAGACCATGGCCAGAAATCCTAGTGGACGCCCCCTTTCAGTTCGTCCCTGGCACCAATCCCGTCCTATGGATCGTGGTTCGTGACGCACACCGATTCCCAACACGAATCGAAGAAATACGACTCAGGATCGAAAAAGAAAGTGATCCAGAAGAACCTAGAGAAACCAAGGTTTCCCTGGACATCCAGGCCGATCAGCAATTCTGTTTCTTCCCAGTGGAATTAGGGAATCTCGCCCCCGGCGTATACAAAGTCCACAGCCAGATTACAGCCCGTCGAAACGGCAAGACAAGAACCTTCTCCCGCTGGAACTATCCGGGACTGAAGCCCAGGCCTTTACGCATCCATATCCTCAGCGAAGCTCTTCCCAAGCCAGAAGGATTCGTCGCTGGAGAAATGCATTGCCACACCCATTATTCCGCAGACCATGTGGAACATGGCGCCACTCCAGCAGTATTCCAGCAGGCTGCGACAGCCATCGGCCTGGACTTTGTAAGCCTTACAGACCACGCCTACGACTTCGCATTCCTGACGGAAGACTACACCAAGGAAGCCCCTTCCCCCCTGCCCCGTTTTGAAGCCCTCCGCAAGGAAGTTGCCGATTGCAATCTTACAGAAAAAGCCAATGGGCAAAACACCGCAGCACCGCTGATGATCGCCGGCGAGGAAGTGTCCGTCGGAAATTCCAAGGGCGAAAACGTCCACATGACCGTACTTGGTCCCTCAGGCTATTTGCCCGGTCTAGGAGACTGCGGCAGGAACTGGCTGGACAACAAGCCCTCCTTCAAGATTCCGCAAATCCTGAAAATGACAGAAGCCCCCTGCTTCGCCGCTCATCCCCATCAGCAGATGGGCTATCTGGAAAAGTTTGTCTTCCGTCGAGGCTACTGGAAGTCCGAGGACCTCCAGACACAAAGTCCCCATCCCATTCGCGGCATCCAGTTCTGGAACGGCCTTAGGGATGAAGGATTTATGCTCGGCCGTGAATGGTGGATCCAGGAACTGGGCAAGGAAAACTTCGTGTTGCCTATTGGCGGCAACGACGCTCACGGTGACCTGAACGACACAACCGCAGTGAACCTTCCCCTGTTCACTTTGAAGAACAACAGGCATCACGTATTCGGCAAAGTACGCACCGTAGTGCAACTTCCAACCGCTCAACAAGACTCCGGCCAACAGGAAAAGCCTACCCCGCGGAACACGAACGTCGTCGCAAACGGACTCACCTGCGAATTGGTCCAGAAGGCATTCTCTGGAGACAACTGCTACGTTACAGACGGACCCGCACTCTGGTGGGAACGCACCTTGGATAGCAACGGCCGCAACAGCGGCCTCCTGTTCCACGCCCGCAGTAACCAGGACTTAGGCGGCTGTTTCCGATACATCAAGATATTTGGTAGGCGCCGCCTCCCCGGCGGCAAGCTCTCCCCCAGGGAAGAGCTTCACCTGGCAAGCCAGGTCGCCACCCTCCCTTCTGTAGACATCCCCGTTGACTTCGAGAACTACGTCTACCTGCGAGCCGAATGCGAAACCGCCACCGGCAAGTTCGCCCTCACCTCCGCCGCAGTCCAACAATAA
- a CDS encoding tetratricopeptide repeat protein, producing the protein MANSTSAAQKAAYLFLALCCVTLLAFGGFRAYQIYGPSKVSVGGVPYGLPAGSTVARGDAPDMKSETSSMPVQVQTEMRRAQELFRNGSFGSAFDIYDGIVLLYPDFAPAIWGAVNTLFEIDSLNDNQRDRLSLLSGKLQGRYPNSGLSSYIESRSLYLAGNTAAAQELARVASERAPALYETRLWYGELLLKESRTVQAATELKTVVSLSNGDSPKAYELLAELYHQSGMLDSCSAVVEYALSQYPVDAHLLLLQGYMNEYRGRYDAAEKIYQRILAFRPEYLPAREAVNTLGEKTPPGSGSGASVSPQDRAQVACDILEPLVERYPENLPLKEALGRAYLKGRQYDRARLQFQEIQRNNPEYPEIQQRIQEANVTRAAPASKGNNGLAANLSRAVDSLREASKPTSSHDFTTMLGHYLVRYGATPKEFFKKYSISNFKPVRNNVWQESFYNAPYKHTYTVVFDSLNHFRQVHVVVYDSSSSSNHLGMAPEVFNRLLKQNSRISGIGNSTGETDCGDGLVLDAAVWETQDNFEMIARVVGKPAEVRMIRFDKTVMPPGLKLCDYITYLNQF; encoded by the coding sequence ATGGCGAATTCCACCTCTGCGGCTCAAAAGGCGGCATATTTATTCCTGGCATTGTGCTGCGTAACCCTCCTTGCTTTTGGAGGTTTTCGCGCTTATCAAATTTACGGCCCCTCTAAGGTTTCTGTAGGGGGTGTACCTTATGGCCTTCCCGCAGGTTCGACTGTGGCCCGTGGTGATGCCCCGGACATGAAGTCCGAAACTTCCTCCATGCCGGTCCAGGTCCAGACGGAAATGCGTCGTGCTCAGGAACTTTTCCGCAATGGATCCTTTGGCAGTGCTTTTGATATTTACGACGGTATAGTGCTTCTGTATCCTGATTTTGCGCCTGCAATCTGGGGTGCCGTGAATACTTTGTTTGAAATAGATTCCCTGAATGATAACCAGAGGGATAGACTTTCCTTGCTCTCCGGAAAACTTCAGGGCCGTTATCCTAACTCTGGCTTGTCTTCTTACATTGAAAGCCGTTCCCTCTATCTGGCTGGTAATACCGCTGCTGCCCAGGAGTTGGCCCGAGTGGCAAGTGAAAGGGCTCCCGCCCTTTATGAAACAAGACTCTGGTACGGTGAACTCTTGCTGAAGGAATCCAGAACCGTTCAGGCTGCAACGGAACTGAAAACTGTGGTTAGCCTTTCCAACGGGGATTCTCCCAAGGCCTATGAATTGCTGGCGGAACTGTACCATCAGAGCGGTATGCTGGATAGCTGTTCCGCAGTAGTGGAATATGCCCTTTCCCAGTATCCGGTGGATGCCCATTTGCTGTTGCTACAGGGCTATATGAATGAATACCGCGGCCGCTATGATGCTGCCGAGAAGATCTACCAGCGTATTCTGGCATTCCGTCCGGAGTATCTGCCTGCGCGGGAAGCGGTAAACACTCTTGGTGAAAAGACTCCTCCAGGTTCTGGTTCCGGAGCGTCCGTTTCCCCGCAAGATCGTGCGCAGGTCGCCTGTGACATTCTTGAACCTCTTGTAGAACGCTATCCCGAAAATCTTCCCTTGAAGGAAGCTCTGGGCCGTGCGTACCTGAAGGGACGCCAGTATGATCGTGCCCGCCTGCAGTTCCAGGAAATCCAGCGTAACAACCCGGAATATCCTGAAATTCAGCAGCGTATCCAGGAAGCCAACGTGACAAGGGCTGCTCCTGCATCCAAGGGCAACAATGGTCTTGCTGCAAACCTGAGCCGCGCGGTGGATAGCCTGCGTGAAGCCTCCAAGCCTACCTCCAGTCATGACTTTACCACCATGCTGGGGCATTACCTGGTCCGCTATGGCGCAACTCCCAAGGAATTCTTCAAGAAGTATTCTATTTCCAACTTCAAGCCGGTAAGAAATAACGTCTGGCAGGAATCCTTCTATAACGCACCCTACAAGCATACCTATACGGTTGTCTTTGACTCTCTGAACCATTTTCGTCAGGTTCATGTAGTGGTGTATGACTCCTCCTCCAGTTCAAACCATCTGGGCATGGCTCCTGAAGTGTTTAATCGACTTTTGAAGCAGAATTCCAGAATTTCCGGCATTGGCAATAGCACCGGCGAGACGGATTGCGGAGACGGTCTTGTTCTGGATGCCGCCGTGTGGGAAACTCAGGACAATTTTGAAATGATTGCCCGCGTGGTGGGTAAGCCAGCCGAAGTCCGCATGATCCGTTTTGATAAGACGGTAATGCCTCCGGGACTGAAACTCTGCGATTACATCACCTACCTGAATCAGTTCTAG
- a CDS encoding tetratricopeptide repeat protein encodes MLRIRFMMLALVAFLFEGCTCCAYLNHMFNAERLDEQAAELRTARMDSVPDPENSMPGGEERKKYDKIIEKGSRVLERFPKNKKRSAEAVFLIGESFRHKQEWNKAITKYDEFERYFADHDSMPAVEYQRAYCLYKNHEFNISRFALEPVVATKEHPYYFQGLNLLSLLDEQAEFPDQAIASLEAVLADTAGTPFMKAKAHFRLAGLYFKKDDWAKAREHYSAEEIKLLNVRERQTAGEQAAECLANQQQYLPAADEFKELYKNPEFETKQPEYLVRIGELTMQGNKVADAMVILQKVNSDYPRTEHASRSYFCLGDYEQTKTMNYDRAVVYYDSSFLSRSVSKYGQESRERRDALKRLIAMRNQNDEDKKKDSIPNMGSFFNSEFQIAELFLFKLDEMDSAVARLDNIIQGSGDSVRVLRATYAKAFIYDEFMHDPDSAEELYKEVIEKYPNTDYAKQAQVNLGMRVTLKTREDEAKERYLMAESLWTVASEMPLEQMDLVDSAYARAFEQFDSLYQAYPETQSGAQALYMKAMYYQMNPERLDSTYAMYKELREKYPQTPWGQQATKMLNSRLTITDDDLKRLRKRLKSSEEHIDRLSAKYYEQLNKKPEEKQAEVKSKEDEILENTYNSMYDFE; translated from the coding sequence ATGTTGCGTATTCGGTTCATGATGCTTGCCTTGGTTGCGTTCCTCTTCGAGGGATGTACTTGCTGTGCGTATCTGAACCACATGTTTAATGCGGAACGCCTGGATGAACAGGCGGCAGAACTTCGTACCGCCCGTATGGATAGTGTGCCGGACCCTGAAAATTCCATGCCTGGTGGTGAAGAACGCAAGAAATACGACAAGATTATCGAAAAGGGTTCCCGAGTCCTGGAACGATTCCCCAAGAACAAGAAAAGATCCGCCGAAGCCGTATTCCTTATTGGCGAATCTTTCCGCCATAAACAGGAATGGAACAAGGCGATTACCAAGTACGACGAATTTGAACGCTACTTTGCCGATCATGATTCCATGCCTGCAGTGGAATACCAGCGCGCCTATTGCCTTTATAAAAATCACGAGTTTAATATTAGCCGCTTCGCCCTTGAACCGGTTGTTGCCACCAAGGAGCACCCCTACTATTTCCAGGGACTGAACCTGCTTTCCCTCCTGGATGAACAGGCCGAATTCCCGGACCAGGCCATTGCTTCCCTGGAAGCGGTGCTGGCTGACACGGCGGGAACTCCCTTCATGAAGGCCAAGGCCCATTTCCGACTTGCGGGACTTTATTTCAAGAAGGATGATTGGGCAAAGGCTCGAGAGCATTATTCCGCTGAAGAAATTAAACTGCTGAATGTCCGTGAACGTCAGACTGCTGGCGAACAGGCTGCAGAATGTTTGGCCAACCAGCAACAGTACTTGCCTGCGGCTGATGAATTCAAGGAACTTTACAAGAATCCTGAATTTGAAACAAAGCAGCCGGAATACCTGGTGCGTATTGGTGAATTGACCATGCAGGGAAACAAGGTGGCGGATGCCATGGTTATCCTGCAGAAGGTGAATTCGGATTATCCAAGAACTGAACACGCTTCCCGCAGTTACTTCTGCCTTGGTGATTATGAACAGACGAAGACCATGAACTATGACCGTGCGGTGGTCTATTACGACAGTAGTTTCCTTTCCAGGTCTGTCAGTAAGTATGGACAGGAAAGCCGGGAACGTCGCGACGCCCTGAAACGCCTGATCGCCATGCGAAACCAGAATGACGAGGACAAGAAAAAGGATTCCATCCCGAACATGGGTTCCTTCTTCAATTCTGAATTCCAGATTGCGGAATTGTTCCTGTTCAAGCTGGATGAAATGGATAGTGCGGTGGCGCGTCTGGATAATATCATTCAGGGTTCCGGTGACAGCGTCCGTGTACTGCGTGCAACTTACGCCAAGGCTTTTATTTACGATGAATTTATGCACGATCCGGATTCCGCCGAGGAATTGTATAAGGAAGTGATTGAAAAGTATCCCAATACGGATTACGCCAAACAGGCCCAGGTGAACCTGGGGATGCGTGTTACCTTGAAGACTCGTGAGGATGAGGCCAAGGAACGCTATCTGATGGCGGAAAGCTTGTGGACTGTAGCGTCCGAGATGCCGTTGGAGCAGATGGACCTGGTGGACTCCGCGTATGCCCGCGCCTTTGAACAGTTCGATAGTCTCTACCAGGCATATCCTGAAACCCAGTCTGGTGCCCAGGCTCTCTACATGAAGGCCATGTACTACCAGATGAATCCGGAACGACTGGATAGTACCTATGCGATGTATAAGGAACTTCGCGAGAAATATCCTCAGACCCCTTGGGGGCAGCAGGCCACCAAGATGCTGAATTCCCGCCTGACGATTACGGATGACGATCTGAAACGCCTACGTAAGCGCTTGAAAAGTAGCGAGGAACACATTGACCGTCTTTCCGCAAAGTACTATGAACAGCTGAACAAGAAGCCCGAGGAAAAACAGGCGGAAGTCAAGAGCAAGGAAGACGAAATCCTTGAAAATACGTACAACAGCATGTACGATTTCGAATAA